The Papaver somniferum cultivar HN1 chromosome 6, ASM357369v1, whole genome shotgun sequence genome segment CAACAAATTGAtgatgattcagatgaagataAAGAACTAACCCACAATTTGTTGCAGTTATATTCATCATGGAAAATACCTAGAGATCCAGAGTCAAGAGAAGTgttcacaagaagatatacgtaccGGGATCGGGATGAATGGCAcgagaagctgatgcacgattattttcttcccgatTGTGTGCTCTCTGATAAAAATTTCCAAGGACGATTCCGCATTCCCAGACATTTGGTGCTAAACATTATTGGTGAGCTTTGtcaggtagaacctcaatttaactatcagtatgatgcactaaATATTAGAGGTCATAACCCTGAACAAAAGGTGACTTCGACCTTAAGGATTCTAGGATATGGCAGACCTCCAGATTCTAATGATGAGTATCTTCGCATTGGCAAAGCAACCGCATACAAGTATCTTTCATTGTTTTGTGaaacaatgattaatcattttggtccaacctatttacgaaaaccaactgacgcggatgttagagaaatattaaagcaAAATCAGGAAAGGGGATTTCCTGGAATGCTGAGTAGTGTTGACTAcatgcattgggtatggaccGGATACCCTACATATTCGGccggtcaatataagggtcacCATGCAAAACCAACGGTTATCCTTGAGGCTGCTGCTTCTTATGGATATGACACGCTTTTTTTGGTCTCCCAGGATCTCATAACGATATAAATTTTTTACACAACTCGCCtttgtttgaagatttaaagTATGGAATTTCATCTCGGGTAAATTTCACTATCAACGGGAATCACTACACTCGTGGTTATTATCTTGCAGATGGAATTTATCCATaatggtcaactttagttcaatgtTACCGTTAGCCACCTT includes the following:
- the LOC113290574 gene encoding uncharacterized protein LOC113290574 yields the protein MDSYDKEVRIHMDRFEEQQRIFVQTLQQIDDDSDEDKELTHNLLQLYSSWKIPRDPESREVFTRRYTYRDRDEWHEKLMHDYFLPDCVLSDKNFQGRFRIPRHLVLNIIGELCQVEPQFNYQYDALNIRGHNPEQKVTSTLRILGYGRPPDSNDEYLRIGKATAYKWNLSIMVNFSSMLPLATFQ